From a single Notolabrus celidotus isolate fNotCel1 chromosome 7, fNotCel1.pri, whole genome shotgun sequence genomic region:
- the LOC117815288 gene encoding gastrin/cholecystokinin-like peptide isoform X3: protein MSGKVILVFALFVALLVSGGASSPAQAKDTNGLQQLLAKRGTASDLAGRQELVHRTHLARTQRRAHLSEDEREIMTKQIMQAISEMMNSDCMLDRDYQGWVDFGRRDAE, encoded by the exons ATGTCAGGAAAAGTCATCTTGGTGTTTGCACTGTTTGTTGCACTGCTTGTGTCTGGTGGAGCCTCCTCACCTGCTCAAGCCAAAGACACAAATGGGCTCCAGCAGCTTCTTGCCAAGAGGGGGACAGCGAGCGACTTGGCTGGCAGGCAGGAGCTGGTGCACAGGACTCACCTTGCACGAACGCAGAGACGGGCTCACCTATCTGAGGATGAACGGGAGATTATGACCAAACAAATCATGCAAGCTATCTCAG AGATGATGAACTCTGACTGCATGTTGGATCGTGACTACCAGGGTTGGGTGGACTTTGGACGCCGGGACGCAGAGTGA
- the LOC117815288 gene encoding gastrin/cholecystokinin-like peptide isoform X1, which produces MLLKDMSGKVILVFALFVALLVSGGASSPAQAKDTNGLQQLLAKRGTASDLAGRQELVHRTHLARTQRRAHLSEDEREIMTKQIMQAISEMMNSDCMLDRDYQGWVDFGRRDAE; this is translated from the exons ACATGTCAGGAAAAGTCATCTTGGTGTTTGCACTGTTTGTTGCACTGCTTGTGTCTGGTGGAGCCTCCTCACCTGCTCAAGCCAAAGACACAAATGGGCTCCAGCAGCTTCTTGCCAAGAGGGGGACAGCGAGCGACTTGGCTGGCAGGCAGGAGCTGGTGCACAGGACTCACCTTGCACGAACGCAGAGACGGGCTCACCTATCTGAGGATGAACGGGAGATTATGACCAAACAAATCATGCAAGCTATCTCAG AGATGATGAACTCTGACTGCATGTTGGATCGTGACTACCAGGGTTGGGTGGACTTTGGACGCCGGGACGCAGAGTGA
- the LOC117815288 gene encoding gastrin/cholecystokinin-like peptide isoform X2: protein MSDMSGKVILVFALFVALLVSGGASSPAQAKDTNGLQQLLAKRGTASDLAGRQELVHRTHLARTQRRAHLSEDEREIMTKQIMQAISEMMNSDCMLDRDYQGWVDFGRRDAE, encoded by the exons ACATGTCAGGAAAAGTCATCTTGGTGTTTGCACTGTTTGTTGCACTGCTTGTGTCTGGTGGAGCCTCCTCACCTGCTCAAGCCAAAGACACAAATGGGCTCCAGCAGCTTCTTGCCAAGAGGGGGACAGCGAGCGACTTGGCTGGCAGGCAGGAGCTGGTGCACAGGACTCACCTTGCACGAACGCAGAGACGGGCTCACCTATCTGAGGATGAACGGGAGATTATGACCAAACAAATCATGCAAGCTATCTCAG AGATGATGAACTCTGACTGCATGTTGGATCGTGACTACCAGGGTTGGGTGGACTTTGGACGCCGGGACGCAGAGTGA